AATTTGTCCTTGAATATCGTCTTCTGTTCTCGGTTTGTGGGGCCATCAACGCATCAATCGCTATGGCTTTTATCAACAGTACTTTGATTAATCTGCATAAGTGGAGCAGAGCAAGGAGAGGGGGGATCTCAAAGTCTCGCCATCTACaaggggtcggggtgccgtgtagGTTACCACATGGCACAATCCGGGCACGACCTTATCCCAGTCATTTTCCTGTGAAAATATTTTTATTGCCGATGGAAATAGCTGCAATTTTTATGTAAAACGATAGTACCCATGTTGTTCCTTGGCACGGTGAGATAACCCAGTGAATGATGTAGGTAGCACATCATAGAATGAGTTGAGTTGATGATGATACATAAATAGTGGAGCCGAGTGAATGTGTATGTACGCACACATGCACGTTGCAGCCGTGGACAAGACGAGGATGGGATGATGTGTTTATGGACCATATGTATCAGGGGAGGAGAGGACAGTAGGACATGGGTGGATATATGGACGAGATGCAAGCAAATGGACCTCATCTCATCCGGATGGAGAGGCGGCAGCCAATCAGGCGCCGGCATCCAGATTTGGTTACCGTTCATCCTCACCACCCAATCCTCCGACTCTTGTGGATATAAAAGCAACCAACCAGCACCTTGCCCCGTCTAGCTCTATCTATCTACCTACGTACTCTTTCCCACTTAGCTAGCTAGCAGCCATGGCCGCCCTCTCCTCTGCAGCCGTGTCCGTCCCTTCCTTCGCCGCCGGCGCCAAGGTGGCCGCTCCCCGGAGCAGCAGGATGGTGGTGCGCGCGTCCCTGGGCAAGAAGGCCGCCAGCGCGGCCGTGGCCATGGCCGCGAGCGCGATGCTGCTGGGCGGGTCGGCGATGGCGCAGGACGTGCTCCTGGGCGCCAACGGCGGCGTGCTGGTGTTCGAGCCCAACGACTTCAGCGTCAAGGCCGGCGAGACCATCACCTTCAAGAACAACGCCGGGTACCCGCACAACGTGGTGTTCGACGAGGACGCGGTGCCCTCCGGCGTCGACGTCTCCAAGATCTCCCAGGAGGAGTACCTCAACGCCCCCGGGGAGACCTTCTCCGTCACGCTCACCGTCCccggcacctacggcttctactgCGAGCCCCACGCCGGAGCCGGCATGGTCGGCAAGGTCACCGTCAACTAAGCTGTCATCTAGCTCTTGCGAATTGTTGCGGGTCGGTTGATCGATCGGGCGTGTCATGCATGCATATTGATTAATTGTACGTACGTACGCTATATGTATATGTTTTCAACTATAAGATGAGATGAGGCTCTTGATGATAAGTACGCACTCCTTCTTAGCTTTGATTTGATTGATGATCTATGCTTAATTATTTTTTTCAATTTGTTATGCTCATCGAAAATTAGTATGCCGGTGTTATGTCAATACTCAAACTTCATGTTCTCTCAGATATACTATATATGTGTCCCGACTTCGTACCTTTAATAGGAGGCAAATATAATTGAGCTACCACCTGTGACTTTGGGTCTATGACATATGGACCAGACACCtaatgggcccacatgtcatgcacccAAAGTCAAGAGTAACTTTAACAATTGTTATAGGAAAACGATTCCCTCAAAAGAAATAAAATCCAGCACACCCAAAGAGAAAGGGATACGTGTATAAGGCCAATGGGTTCAAATGTTGCATGGGAGCAAAACTTGAAAACAAGAAATTTTGGGCTTCACTTGAATGTGTctattcctcttctttttctttagAAATAGAGTACACACACGGACATGGATCCTCTTATGTTGCTATCATTGCCTTACCCCGCCTTTCTgttgctgacaggtgggaccgatgCT
The sequence above is drawn from the Triticum aestivum cultivar Chinese Spring chromosome 7A, IWGSC CS RefSeq v2.1, whole genome shotgun sequence genome and encodes:
- the LOC123150017 gene encoding plastocyanin, chloroplastic yields the protein MAALSSAAVSVPSFAAGAKVAAPRSSRMVVRASLGKKAASAAVAMAASAMLLGGSAMAQDVLLGANGGVLVFEPNDFSVKAGETITFKNNAGYPHNVVFDEDAVPSGVDVSKISQEEYLNAPGETFSVTLTVPGTYGFYCEPHAGAGMVGKVTVN